The proteins below are encoded in one region of Pleuronectes platessa chromosome 12, fPlePla1.1, whole genome shotgun sequence:
- the micu1 gene encoding calcium uptake protein 1, mitochondrial isoform X3 → MFSLSLCQFHTKIAQEREKFADEGSIFYSLGECGLISFSDYIFLTTVLSTPQRNFEIAFKMFDLNGDGEVDLEEFEQVQSIIRSQTSMGMRHRDRSTTGNTLKTAGCSSALTTYFFGEDLKGKLTIGSFLEFQRKLQHDVLKLEFERNDPMDGKISERQFGGMLLAYSGVQSRKLKLMQKGLKKMFKDAQGITFEEVENFFTFLKNVNDVDTALSFYHMAGASIDKVTMKQVARTVAKVELSDHVCDVVFALFDCDGNGELSNKEFIAIMKQRLMRGLEKPKDMGFTRLVRAMCKCAQDTAWDFAIPKT, encoded by the exons ATGTTTTCCCTCTCTTTATGTCAGTTTCACACT AAAATAGCCCAGGAGAGGGAGAAGTTTGCAGATGAGGGCAGCATATTTTACTCTCTGGGAGAATGTGGCCTTATCTCCTTCTCAGACTATATCTTTCTCACCACTGTGCTGTCCA CTCCCCagagaaactttgaaattgcTTTCAAGATGTTTGATCTCAACGGAGATGGAGAGGTGGACCTGGAGGAGTTTGAACAG GTCCAGAGCATCATTCGTTCTCAGACCAGCATGGGCATGCGACATCGCGACCGCTCCACCACAGGAAATACCCTGAAGACAGCcggctgcagctcggctctcacCACGTACTTCTTTGGAGAAGACCTGAAGGGAAAACTCACCATCGGCAGCTTCCTGGAGTTTCAGAGGAAACTGCAGCACGATGTGCTCAAACTAGAG tTTGAGAGGAACGATCCAATGGATGGCAAAATCTCAGAGAGACAGTTCGGAGGTATGTTGCTGGCCTACAGTGGCGTCCAATCTCGTAAACTCAAGCTGATGCAGAAGGGATTGAAGAAGATGTTTAAGGATGCACAG GGCATCACATTTGAGGAGGTGGAGAATTTCTTTACCTTCTTAAAGAACGTGAATGACGTGGACACAGCTCTGAGTTTCTACCACATGGCCGGAGCCTCCATAGATAAAG TTACCATGAAGCAGGTGGCCCGCACCGTGGCCAAGGTGGAGCTGTCAGACCATGTGTGCGACGTGGTGTTCGCTCTGTTCGACTGTGATG GGAACGGAGAGCTCAGTAATAAGGAGTTCATAGCCATTATGAAGCAGCGGCTGATGCGTGGGCTGGAGAAACCCAAGGACATGGGCTTCACTCGGCTGGTGCGGGCCATGTGCAAGTGTGCCCAGGACACTGCCTGGGACTTCGCCATACCCAAGACatag
- the nolc1 gene encoding nucleolar and coiled-body phosphoprotein 1 isoform X1 has product MAEKSSVPSDLYKCVYSFLRENKFAKAAEQFLKQTQVAPQDENEENLLNIYNFWVKSPESKKRKVPPTKAEATNAPSAKKAKPSTEASSSEESSSEDEEAAAKPAAAAAKVIPAKAAAATKAAAATKAASSSSEDSSDSEEEKAPVKAAVKQVAVAPVKKVAAATAAGSTRKKDSSSSSEESDSEEEQPAKAPAPKPKLGAATTSKPAAPAKVAQKKTESSSEESSSDSEDEKPAKAPVKPTPVKAAAAAESSSEDSSSEDEAPPSKKPKAGAYSAVPPPASVQKAPATPAASKAKDSSDSSDDSSDEEEEKKVAAKPAAVKSPAVKPAAAKPAAAKPAAKKQESSSESSDSSSDEEAKKAPAKKAPAKKAPAKAAPAKAATAKKQDSDSDSSSSEDEEEAKKPAAKVTPAKASAAKATPAKATPAKATPAKDSSSEESSSEEEETAAKKPTATPAKATPAKATPAKATLAKATSAKATPAKESSSEESSSEEEETAAKKPTATAAKATPAKATPAKESSSEESSSEEEETAAKKPTATPAKATPAKATPAKATPAKATPAKESSSEESSSEEEETAAKKPTATPAKATPAKATPAKATPAKATPAKESSSEESSSEEEETAAKKPTATPAKATPAKATPAKESSSEESSSEEEETAAKKPTATPAKATPAKATPAKATPAKKDESSSSDESSEDEAPSKPAAKTASPPKPAAASKPPAKKAESSSDSDDSSEDEEEAVKAKPTNTKPATPAAKPAAPAAKSAAAESSSDSSEEEEEPAKAKPATPATKPATPATKPATPATKPVAAESSSDSDSSEDEEPVKSKPAATKPATPAAKPATPAAKPAAAAESSSDSSEDEEEPAKSKPVAVTKPATPTAKPAAESSSDSENEASKPAAKKPAPAKTVAKKPAAAAKATADSSDDSSSDEEEPKKAAPPTPKPAATKAAAAPPKKTEESSSDSSDSEAETKSTPAKPAVTNGKVATPKTPAKSPAKTPAKSPAKTPAKPEESSSSDSSSEEEEEASKVKKPATPATTPKTTPAAKAKESSSSDSSSDEEEAPQKAATAPTTPTTNGTNGKRNRDESDSEDEETAVTTPKNKKASTTPQTFPKANKKSSNVPFRRIMEERVEVDPRLADNSFDAKAGSRGDWGEKANDVLRFTKGKSFRHEKTKKKRGSYRGGAISQTVNSIKFDSD; this is encoded by the exons ATGGCGGAGAAGAGTTCTGTGCCGAGTGATCTCTACAAGTGCGTTTATTCATTTCTGCGAGAGAACAAGTTTGCCAAGGCGGCGGAGCAGTTCCTGAAGCAGACTCAAGTG gCCCCACAAGACGAAAATGAAGAAAACCTCCTAAACATCTACAACTTCTGGGTGAA GTCTCCTGAATCCAAGAAACGAAAAGTGCCTCCTACCAAGGCTGAAGCTACTAATGCTCCATCGGCCAAGAAAGCAAAGCCGAGTACAGAGGCCTCCAGCAGCGAAGAGTCGAGCAGCGAGGATGAAGAAGCGGCTGCAAAACCAGCTGCTGCCG ctGCTAAGGTGATCCCTgctaaagcagcagcagctactaaagcagcagcagctactaaAGCTGCATCCAGCAGCAGTGAAGACTCCAGTgactctgaggaggagaaggctccTGTAAAG GCTGCTGTGAAGCAGGTTGCTGTTGCTCCTGTAAAGAAGgttgctgctgccactgctgcagGTAGCACAAGGAAGAAAGACAGCAGCTCAAGCAGTGAAGAGTCCGACTCTGAGGAAGAGCAGCCGGCTAAAGCCCCTGCACCAA AACCCAAGCTGGGTGCAGCCACAACATCCaaacctgctgctcctgctaaAGTTGCTCAGAAAAAAACGGAGAGCAGCAGTGAAGAAAGTTCCTCAGATTCTGAAGATGAGAAGCCGGCTAAG GCTCCCGTCAAACCCACCCCAgtaaaagctgctgctgctgcggaatCGAGCAGTGAAGACTCTTCATCTGAAGACGAGGCTCCTCCCAGTAAAAAGCCCAAAGCAG GAGCGTACAGTGCTGTACCACCTCCTGCATCAGTCCAGAAAGCCCCAGCCACACCGGCAGCCAGCAAGGCCAAGGACTCCTCAGACAGCAGTGATGACAGCAGTgacgaggaagaagagaagaaagtggCTG CAAAACCTGCCGCTGTAAAGAGCCCTGCTGtcaaacctgctgcagccaaacctgctgcagccaaACCTGCTGCAAAGAAGCAGGAATCCAGCTCCGAGAGCTCAG ATTCAAGCTCAGATGAAGAGGCAAAGAAGGCCCCAGCCAAGAAGGCCCCAGCCAAGAAGGCCCCAGCCAAGGCGGCTCCAGCCAAGGCTGCAACTGCTAAGAAGCAAGATTCAGACTCTGACTCATCAAGttcagaggatgaagaggaggcgaaGAAACCTGCAGCAAAAGTGACCCCTGCTAAGGCGTCTGCAGCTAAAGCTACACCAGCCAAGGCTACACCGGCCAAGGCTACACCTGCTAAAGACTCCTCCTCAGAAGAGTCCagttcagaggaggaggagacagcagcGAAGAAGCCCACAGCTACACCGGCCAAGGCTACACCGGCCAAGGCTACACCGGCCAAGGCTACACTGGCCAAGGCTACATCGGCTAAGGCTACACCTGCTAAAGAATCCTCCTCAGAAGAGTCCagttcagaggaggaggagacggcagCGAAAAAGCCCACAGCTACAGCGGCCAAGGCTACACCGGCCAAGGCTACACCTGCTAAAGAATCCTCCTCAGAAGAGTCCagttcagaggaggaggagacggcagCAAAGAAGCCCACAGCTACACCGGCCAAGGCTACACCGGCCAAGGCTACACCGGCCAAGGCTACACCGGCCAAGGCTACACCTGCTAAAGAATCCTCCTCAGAAGAGTCCagttcagaggaggaggagacggcagCAAAGAAGCCCACAGCTACGCCGGCTAAAGCTACACCGGCCAAGGCTACTCCGGCCAAGGCTACTCCGGCTAAGGCTACACCTGCTAAAGAATCCTCCTCAGAAGAGTCCagttcagaggaggaggagacggcagCAAAGAAGCCCACAGCTACACCGGCCAAGGCTACACCGGCCAAGGCTACACCTGCTAAAGAATCCTCCTCAGAAGAGTCCagttcagaggaggaggagacggcagCAAAGAAGCCCACAGCTACACCAGCTAAAGCTACACCGGCCAAGGCTACACCGGCCAAGGCTACACCGGCTAAAAAAGACGAGTCGTCAAGCTCAG ATGAAAGCTCTGAAGATGAGGCTCCTTCAAAACCTGCTGCGAAAACTGCATCCCCACcgaaacctgctgctgcttccaaaCCCCCAGCCAAGAAAGCTGAGAGCAGCTCTGATTCAGATGACTCctcagaggatgaggaagaagcaGTTAAAGCCAAGCCTACAAATACTAAACCAGCTACCCCAGCAGCAAAGCCTGCCGCTCCAGCTGCAAagtctgctgctgcagagagcagTTCTGATTcctcggaggaagaggaggaaccagCTAAAGCTAAGCCTGCTACCCCTGCAACTAAGCCTGCTACCCCTGCAACTAAGCCTGCTACCCCTGCAACTAAGCCTGTTGCAGCAGAGAGCAGCTCAGACTCTGACTCTTCTGAAGATGAAGAACCAGTTAAGTCAAAACCTGCAGCAACTAAACCAGCTACCCCAGCCGCAAAGCCGGCCACACCTGCTGCaaagcctgctgctgctgcagagagcagTTCTGACTCTTCTGAGGACGAGGAAGAACCAGCAAAATCCAAGCCAGTAGCAGTAACTAAACCTGCTACCCCAACGGCAAAGCCTGCAGCAGAGAGTAGCTCAGACTCTGAGAATGAGGCCTCAAAACCTGCAGCCAAGAAGCCAGCTCCAGCTAAAACAGTGGCTAAGAAACCTGCCGCTGCTGCAAAGGCCACGGCAGACTCCAGTGATGATAGCTCCAGTGATGAGGAGGAACCCAAGAAGGCGGCACCACCGACACCCAAACCTGCAGCCACAAAGGCCGCAGCTGCTCCACCAAAGAAGACTGAGGAGAGCAGCTCAGACAGCTCTGACTCTGAGGCAGAGACCAAGTCCACCCCTGCTAAACCTGCAGTCACAAACGGTAAGGTGGCAACACCCAAGACCCCAGCCAAGTCTCCAGCCAAGACCCCAGCCAAGTCTCCAGCAAAGACCCCAGCAAAGCCAGAAGAGTCTTCATCCAGTGACAGCAGctccgaggaggaggaagaggccagTAAAGTAAAGAAACCTGCGACGCCCGCCACAACGCCAAAGACAACTCCAGCAGCTAAAGCTAAAGAGAGCAGCTCCTCAGACAGTTCatcagatgaggaggaagcaccACAGAAAGCTGCCACAGCACCCACCACCCCCACAACAAACG GTACCAATGGAAAGAGAAATAGAGATGAATCAGACAGTGAAGACGAAGAGACGGCGGTCACAACACCAAAAAACAAGAAGGCATCCACCACACCTCAGACTTTCCCTAAAGCCAACAAGAAG TCCTCCAACGTACCTTTCCGTAGAATAATGGAGGAACGAGTTGAAGTGGATCCCCGTCTTGCAGATAACTCCTTTGATGCAAAG GCTGGATCCAGAGGTGACTGGGGAGAGAAAGCGAACGATGTGCTCAGGTTCACTAAAGGCAAGTCATTCCgtcatgaaaagacaaagaagaagaggggaaGCTACCGCGGTGGAGCCATCTCCCAGACTGTCAACTCCATTAAGTTCGACAGTGATTGA
- the nolc1 gene encoding nucleolar and coiled-body phosphoprotein 1 isoform X2 translates to MAEKSSVPSDLYKCVYSFLRENKFAKAAEQFLKQTQVAPQDENEENLLNIYNFWVKSPESKKRKVPPTKAEATNAPSAKKAKPSTEASSSEESSSEDEEAAAKPAAAAAKVIPAKAAAATKAAAATKAASSSSEDSSDSEEEKAPVKAAVKQVAVAPVKKVAAATAAGSTRKKDSSSSSEESDSEEEQPAKAPAPKPKLGAATTSKPAAPAKVAQKKTESSSEESSSDSEDEKPAKAPVKPTPVKAAAAAESSSEDSSSEDEAPPSKKPKAGAYSAVPPPASVQKAPATPAASKAKDSSDSSDDSSDEEEEKKVAAKPAAVKSPAVKPAAAKPAAAKPAAKKQESSSESSDSSSDEEAKKAPAKAAPAKAATAKKQDSDSDSSSSEDEEEAKKPAAKVTPAKASAAKATPAKATPAKATPAKDSSSEESSSEEEETAAKKPTATPAKATPAKATPAKATLAKATSAKATPAKESSSEESSSEEEETAAKKPTATAAKATPAKATPAKESSSEESSSEEEETAAKKPTATPAKATPAKATPAKATPAKATPAKESSSEESSSEEEETAAKKPTATPAKATPAKATPAKATPAKATPAKESSSEESSSEEEETAAKKPTATPAKATPAKATPAKESSSEESSSEEEETAAKKPTATPAKATPAKATPAKATPAKKDESSSSDESSEDEAPSKPAAKTASPPKPAAASKPPAKKAESSSDSDDSSEDEEEAVKAKPTNTKPATPAAKPAAPAAKSAAAESSSDSSEEEEEPAKAKPATPATKPATPATKPATPATKPVAAESSSDSDSSEDEEPVKSKPAATKPATPAAKPATPAAKPAAAAESSSDSSEDEEEPAKSKPVAVTKPATPTAKPAAESSSDSENEASKPAAKKPAPAKTVAKKPAAAAKATADSSDDSSSDEEEPKKAAPPTPKPAATKAAAAPPKKTEESSSDSSDSEAETKSTPAKPAVTNGKVATPKTPAKSPAKTPAKSPAKTPAKPEESSSSDSSSEEEEEASKVKKPATPATTPKTTPAAKAKESSSSDSSSDEEEAPQKAATAPTTPTTNGTNGKRNRDESDSEDEETAVTTPKNKKASTTPQTFPKANKKSSNVPFRRIMEERVEVDPRLADNSFDAKAGSRGDWGEKANDVLRFTKGKSFRHEKTKKKRGSYRGGAISQTVNSIKFDSD, encoded by the exons ATGGCGGAGAAGAGTTCTGTGCCGAGTGATCTCTACAAGTGCGTTTATTCATTTCTGCGAGAGAACAAGTTTGCCAAGGCGGCGGAGCAGTTCCTGAAGCAGACTCAAGTG gCCCCACAAGACGAAAATGAAGAAAACCTCCTAAACATCTACAACTTCTGGGTGAA GTCTCCTGAATCCAAGAAACGAAAAGTGCCTCCTACCAAGGCTGAAGCTACTAATGCTCCATCGGCCAAGAAAGCAAAGCCGAGTACAGAGGCCTCCAGCAGCGAAGAGTCGAGCAGCGAGGATGAAGAAGCGGCTGCAAAACCAGCTGCTGCCG ctGCTAAGGTGATCCCTgctaaagcagcagcagctactaaagcagcagcagctactaaAGCTGCATCCAGCAGCAGTGAAGACTCCAGTgactctgaggaggagaaggctccTGTAAAG GCTGCTGTGAAGCAGGTTGCTGTTGCTCCTGTAAAGAAGgttgctgctgccactgctgcagGTAGCACAAGGAAGAAAGACAGCAGCTCAAGCAGTGAAGAGTCCGACTCTGAGGAAGAGCAGCCGGCTAAAGCCCCTGCACCAA AACCCAAGCTGGGTGCAGCCACAACATCCaaacctgctgctcctgctaaAGTTGCTCAGAAAAAAACGGAGAGCAGCAGTGAAGAAAGTTCCTCAGATTCTGAAGATGAGAAGCCGGCTAAG GCTCCCGTCAAACCCACCCCAgtaaaagctgctgctgctgcggaatCGAGCAGTGAAGACTCTTCATCTGAAGACGAGGCTCCTCCCAGTAAAAAGCCCAAAGCAG GAGCGTACAGTGCTGTACCACCTCCTGCATCAGTCCAGAAAGCCCCAGCCACACCGGCAGCCAGCAAGGCCAAGGACTCCTCAGACAGCAGTGATGACAGCAGTgacgaggaagaagagaagaaagtggCTG CAAAACCTGCCGCTGTAAAGAGCCCTGCTGtcaaacctgctgcagccaaacctgctgcagccaaACCTGCTGCAAAGAAGCAGGAATCCAGCTCCGAGAGCTCAG ATTCAAGCTCAGATGAAGAGGCAAAGAAG GCCCCAGCCAAGGCGGCTCCAGCCAAGGCTGCAACTGCTAAGAAGCAAGATTCAGACTCTGACTCATCAAGttcagaggatgaagaggaggcgaaGAAACCTGCAGCAAAAGTGACCCCTGCTAAGGCGTCTGCAGCTAAAGCTACACCAGCCAAGGCTACACCGGCCAAGGCTACACCTGCTAAAGACTCCTCCTCAGAAGAGTCCagttcagaggaggaggagacagcagcGAAGAAGCCCACAGCTACACCGGCCAAGGCTACACCGGCCAAGGCTACACCGGCCAAGGCTACACTGGCCAAGGCTACATCGGCTAAGGCTACACCTGCTAAAGAATCCTCCTCAGAAGAGTCCagttcagaggaggaggagacggcagCGAAAAAGCCCACAGCTACAGCGGCCAAGGCTACACCGGCCAAGGCTACACCTGCTAAAGAATCCTCCTCAGAAGAGTCCagttcagaggaggaggagacggcagCAAAGAAGCCCACAGCTACACCGGCCAAGGCTACACCGGCCAAGGCTACACCGGCCAAGGCTACACCGGCCAAGGCTACACCTGCTAAAGAATCCTCCTCAGAAGAGTCCagttcagaggaggaggagacggcagCAAAGAAGCCCACAGCTACGCCGGCTAAAGCTACACCGGCCAAGGCTACTCCGGCCAAGGCTACTCCGGCTAAGGCTACACCTGCTAAAGAATCCTCCTCAGAAGAGTCCagttcagaggaggaggagacggcagCAAAGAAGCCCACAGCTACACCGGCCAAGGCTACACCGGCCAAGGCTACACCTGCTAAAGAATCCTCCTCAGAAGAGTCCagttcagaggaggaggagacggcagCAAAGAAGCCCACAGCTACACCAGCTAAAGCTACACCGGCCAAGGCTACACCGGCCAAGGCTACACCGGCTAAAAAAGACGAGTCGTCAAGCTCAG ATGAAAGCTCTGAAGATGAGGCTCCTTCAAAACCTGCTGCGAAAACTGCATCCCCACcgaaacctgctgctgcttccaaaCCCCCAGCCAAGAAAGCTGAGAGCAGCTCTGATTCAGATGACTCctcagaggatgaggaagaagcaGTTAAAGCCAAGCCTACAAATACTAAACCAGCTACCCCAGCAGCAAAGCCTGCCGCTCCAGCTGCAAagtctgctgctgcagagagcagTTCTGATTcctcggaggaagaggaggaaccagCTAAAGCTAAGCCTGCTACCCCTGCAACTAAGCCTGCTACCCCTGCAACTAAGCCTGCTACCCCTGCAACTAAGCCTGTTGCAGCAGAGAGCAGCTCAGACTCTGACTCTTCTGAAGATGAAGAACCAGTTAAGTCAAAACCTGCAGCAACTAAACCAGCTACCCCAGCCGCAAAGCCGGCCACACCTGCTGCaaagcctgctgctgctgcagagagcagTTCTGACTCTTCTGAGGACGAGGAAGAACCAGCAAAATCCAAGCCAGTAGCAGTAACTAAACCTGCTACCCCAACGGCAAAGCCTGCAGCAGAGAGTAGCTCAGACTCTGAGAATGAGGCCTCAAAACCTGCAGCCAAGAAGCCAGCTCCAGCTAAAACAGTGGCTAAGAAACCTGCCGCTGCTGCAAAGGCCACGGCAGACTCCAGTGATGATAGCTCCAGTGATGAGGAGGAACCCAAGAAGGCGGCACCACCGACACCCAAACCTGCAGCCACAAAGGCCGCAGCTGCTCCACCAAAGAAGACTGAGGAGAGCAGCTCAGACAGCTCTGACTCTGAGGCAGAGACCAAGTCCACCCCTGCTAAACCTGCAGTCACAAACGGTAAGGTGGCAACACCCAAGACCCCAGCCAAGTCTCCAGCCAAGACCCCAGCCAAGTCTCCAGCAAAGACCCCAGCAAAGCCAGAAGAGTCTTCATCCAGTGACAGCAGctccgaggaggaggaagaggccagTAAAGTAAAGAAACCTGCGACGCCCGCCACAACGCCAAAGACAACTCCAGCAGCTAAAGCTAAAGAGAGCAGCTCCTCAGACAGTTCatcagatgaggaggaagcaccACAGAAAGCTGCCACAGCACCCACCACCCCCACAACAAACG GTACCAATGGAAAGAGAAATAGAGATGAATCAGACAGTGAAGACGAAGAGACGGCGGTCACAACACCAAAAAACAAGAAGGCATCCACCACACCTCAGACTTTCCCTAAAGCCAACAAGAAG TCCTCCAACGTACCTTTCCGTAGAATAATGGAGGAACGAGTTGAAGTGGATCCCCGTCTTGCAGATAACTCCTTTGATGCAAAG GCTGGATCCAGAGGTGACTGGGGAGAGAAAGCGAACGATGTGCTCAGGTTCACTAAAGGCAAGTCATTCCgtcatgaaaagacaaagaagaagaggggaaGCTACCGCGGTGGAGCCATCTCCCAGACTGTCAACTCCATTAAGTTCGACAGTGATTGA
- the mrps6 gene encoding 28S ribosomal protein S6, mitochondrial yields MPRYELALILKAMQRPETAAALRRTVESLMERGAVVRSLENLGERLLPYKITKHNERHSRGSYFLLDFYAAPDVLPGVLNHLQRDVDVVRPTMLKKDDQTPGSSCCGPQQ; encoded by the coding sequence ATGCCTCGCTACGAGCTTGCCCTGATCTTGAAGGCGATGCAGCGGCCGGAGACGGCGGCGGCTCTGCGGCGGACTGTGGAGAGTCTGATGGAGCGGGGCGCAGTGGTCAGGAGCCTGGAGAACCTGGGAGAGAGACTGCTGCCCTACAAGATCACCAAACACAACGAGAGGCACAGCCGAGGATCATACTTTCTGCTCGACTTCTACGCGGCCCCCGACGTCCTGCCGGGCGTCCTGAATCACCTGCAGCGGGATGTGGACGTGGTGAGGCCCACCATGCTGAAGAAGGACGACCAGACTCCAGGCAGCAGCTGCTGCGGCCCCCAACAGTGA